In Corynebacterium afermentans subsp. afermentans, a genomic segment contains:
- the atpB gene encoding F0F1 ATP synthase subunit A, which translates to MKGEFHAPSLGPEFFPGQTYGQLIGEDFANGWFALDRIMLVRLFMAAILVLLFVIAFRNPKLVPKGLQNVAEIGVDFVRVNIAEDTLGKKDGKRFLPLLCTIFFTTLFMNVATIIPGLNISPNARIGMPIVMAVAAYIAMIYAGVKRYGIAFFKHSTVIPGLPPLLHLLVVPIEFFSTFILRPVTLALRLMANFLAGHIILVLLYSATNFFFWQLNAWTAVSGLTLIAALLFTAYELIIIFLQAYIFALLTAVYIELSLHADAH; encoded by the coding sequence ATGAAGGGTGAATTCCACGCACCTTCGCTTGGTCCAGAATTTTTCCCGGGGCAGACGTACGGCCAGCTCATTGGCGAAGACTTCGCTAATGGGTGGTTCGCACTCGATCGCATCATGCTCGTCCGCCTCTTCATGGCGGCGATTTTGGTGCTCCTCTTTGTTATTGCCTTCCGGAACCCGAAGCTGGTTCCTAAGGGGCTGCAGAATGTCGCCGAGATCGGTGTCGATTTCGTCCGCGTCAACATCGCGGAGGACACGCTGGGGAAGAAGGACGGCAAGCGGTTCCTGCCGCTGCTGTGCACCATCTTCTTCACCACGCTGTTCATGAACGTCGCAACGATCATCCCGGGCCTGAACATCTCGCCTAACGCACGTATCGGCATGCCGATCGTCATGGCGGTTGCGGCCTACATCGCGATGATCTACGCCGGCGTGAAGCGCTACGGCATCGCTTTCTTCAAGCACTCGACCGTGATTCCCGGCCTTCCGCCGCTGCTCCACCTTCTGGTGGTGCCGATCGAGTTCTTCTCGACGTTTATTCTGCGTCCGGTCACCCTGGCTCTTCGTCTTATGGCGAACTTCCTGGCTGGCCACATCATTCTCGTCCTGCTGTACTCCGCCACGAACTTCTTCTTCTGGCAGCTGAACGCATGGACGGCAGTGAGTGGCCTGACCCTCATCGCAGCACTGCTGTTCACCGCATACGAGTTGATCATCATCTTCCTGCAGGCGTACATCTTCGCTCTGCTGACTGCGGTGTACATCGAGCTGTCGCTGCACGCGGATGCGCATTAA
- a CDS encoding ATP synthase F0 subunit C, with protein MNDIILAQAAETVNRYEGLGTIGYGLATIGPGIGIGMLVGKTVEGMARQPEMAGQLRTTMFLGIAFVEALALIGLVAGFLF; from the coding sequence ATGAACGACATCATTCTTGCTCAGGCAGCGGAGACCGTGAACCGCTACGAGGGTCTCGGCACCATCGGCTACGGCCTTGCAACCATCGGCCCGGGCATCGGCATCGGCATGCTCGTCGGCAAGACCGTCGAGGGCATGGCTCGCCAGCCGGAGATGGCTGGCCAGCTGCGCACCACCATGTTCCTGGGTATCGCCTTCGTCGAGGCGCTTGCCCTGATCGGCCTCGTCGCCGGCTTCCTGTTCTAA
- a CDS encoding F0F1 ATP synthase subunit B yields the protein MTNVTAFLAAAEASEKLPLENEPSILRPAAYDVVWSLVVFIIVGLLFAKYVIPKFQEVLAEREDRIKGGIERAEVAQKEAKAALEKNNAELAEARHEAAEIREAARTRGKEIEAESRARAEEEARRIIASGEKQLQASREEVVAELRNEMGQNSISLAERLLGTELSDSTRRSNTIDEFLSELDHVSTRK from the coding sequence ATGACTAACGTCACTGCATTCCTCGCTGCCGCAGAGGCCAGCGAGAAGCTGCCGCTGGAGAATGAACCTTCCATTCTTCGGCCGGCCGCCTACGACGTGGTTTGGTCTCTTGTCGTTTTCATCATCGTCGGCCTACTTTTTGCGAAGTACGTCATTCCGAAGTTCCAGGAAGTGCTGGCGGAGCGCGAAGACCGAATCAAGGGTGGCATCGAGCGTGCTGAGGTCGCCCAAAAGGAAGCCAAGGCTGCCCTGGAGAAGAACAACGCCGAGCTTGCGGAGGCGCGCCACGAGGCCGCTGAAATCCGTGAAGCCGCACGCACCCGCGGCAAGGAAATCGAGGCTGAGTCTCGTGCCCGCGCCGAGGAAGAGGCCCGCCGCATCATCGCCTCCGGCGAGAAGCAGCTGCAGGCCTCCCGCGAGGAGGTTGTCGCTGAGCTGCGCAACGAGATGGGCCAGAACTCCATCTCGCTGGCTGAGCGTCTGCTGGGCACCGAGCTGTCGGATTCGACCCGCCGCTCGAACACGATCGACGAGTTCTTAAGCGAGCTCGACCACGTGTCGACGAGGAAGTAG
- a CDS encoding F0F1 ATP synthase subunit delta, whose translation MKAASREAQSHVTGKLEELIRNADNSVAVAAQIGTELFLTVDQLDTERALRIAVADTSLDSSQREGIIRDVFGNKVAEPTLNILTAAAQQEWSTPREFRAGLVNLGRRALELGAKEQGQLKQVENELYQLSTLLEGEKELTQLLSDRTTTPAQKRGLLASVIYGKVTMFTEALALQVIGRPHHNPVDDLAELAAGVAELRGKAVARVKAAETLSDTQRDALARKLEQIYGREMAIHSEVDPSLLGGMVVRVGDEVIDGSTRGKINRLRTDMAAQAAK comes from the coding sequence ATGAAGGCAGCTAGTCGCGAAGCACAGTCGCACGTTACGGGCAAGCTCGAAGAGCTGATCCGGAACGCCGACAATTCCGTCGCCGTGGCTGCGCAGATCGGTACCGAGCTGTTCCTCACCGTGGACCAGCTCGACACCGAGCGCGCACTGCGTATCGCCGTGGCCGACACGTCGCTGGATTCCTCGCAGCGCGAGGGCATCATCCGCGACGTCTTCGGCAACAAGGTTGCGGAGCCCACCTTGAACATCCTCACCGCTGCAGCGCAACAGGAGTGGTCGACCCCGCGCGAATTCCGCGCTGGTCTGGTCAACCTCGGCCGTCGCGCGCTGGAGCTGGGTGCCAAGGAACAGGGCCAGCTGAAGCAGGTGGAAAACGAGCTATACCAGCTCTCCACGCTGCTCGAAGGGGAGAAGGAGCTGACCCAGCTGCTCTCCGACCGCACCACGACCCCGGCGCAGAAGCGCGGACTGTTGGCTAGCGTGATTTACGGCAAGGTGACGATGTTCACCGAGGCACTGGCATTGCAGGTTATCGGCCGCCCCCACCACAACCCCGTCGACGACTTGGCCGAGCTGGCCGCGGGCGTCGCGGAGCTGCGTGGCAAGGCTGTCGCACGCGTGAAGGCCGCTGAGACACTCAGCGACACCCAGCGCGATGCACTGGCCCGCAAGCTGGAGCAGATTTACGGTCGCGAGATGGCCATCCACTCTGAGGTTGACCCCAGCCTCCTCGGCGGAATGGTTGTCCGTGTGGGCGATGAGGTCATCGACGGTTCGACGCGCGGCAAGATTAACCGCCTTCGCACCGACATGGCAGCCCAGGCGGCCAAATAG
- the atpA gene encoding F0F1 ATP synthase subunit alpha, with product MLEETTESRKNMAELTISSDEIRSAIANYTSSYSAEASREEVGVVTSAADGIAQVSGLPGCMTNELLEFPNGVIGVAQNLETDSIGVVVLGNFETLSEGDEVKRTGEVLSIPVGENFLGRVINPLGQPIDGLGPIESNEERALELQAAGVLDRQPVEEPLQTGMKAIDAMTPIGRGQRQLIIGDRKTGKTAVCIDTILNQKEFWETGDPSKQVRCIYVAVGQKGSTIAGVRQTLEEAGALEYTTIVAAPASDSAGFKWLAPFSGAALGQHWMYQGKHVLVIYDDLTKQAEAYRAISLLLRRPPGREAYPGDVFYLHSRLLERAAKLNDELGAGSLTALPIIETKANDVGAFIPTNVISITDGQVFLQSDLFNQGVRPAIDVGISVSRVGGAAQTKGMKKVAGNLRLDLAAYRDLEAFAAFASDLDAASKKQLERGQRLVELLKQSEHAPQPVEYQIISIWSANEGVFDVVPVEDVRRYEAELHESIRANAPQVYDQIAGGKQVDDDSKAAILRVNENLARNFQASSGERIVREAEAEPLDSKQVAKNQLNVSRS from the coding sequence ATGCTGGAAGAAACTACCGAGAGCAGGAAGAACATGGCGGAGCTGACGATCTCCTCCGATGAGATCCGTAGCGCGATAGCGAACTACACCTCGAGCTACTCCGCGGAGGCCTCCCGTGAGGAGGTCGGCGTGGTGACTTCGGCTGCAGATGGTATTGCCCAGGTTTCCGGGCTGCCAGGTTGCATGACGAATGAGCTGCTCGAGTTCCCGAACGGCGTCATTGGCGTCGCACAGAACCTCGAGACCGACTCCATCGGTGTCGTGGTGCTGGGTAATTTTGAGACCCTTTCCGAGGGCGACGAAGTCAAGCGAACGGGCGAGGTTCTCTCGATCCCGGTCGGCGAGAACTTCCTCGGCCGCGTGATAAACCCCCTGGGCCAGCCGATCGACGGCCTGGGCCCCATCGAGTCCAACGAAGAGCGCGCACTGGAGCTCCAGGCCGCAGGCGTTCTCGACCGCCAGCCGGTCGAGGAGCCGCTGCAGACCGGCATGAAGGCGATCGACGCCATGACCCCGATCGGCCGCGGCCAGCGCCAGCTCATCATTGGCGACCGAAAGACCGGCAAGACCGCAGTCTGCATCGACACCATCCTCAACCAGAAGGAGTTCTGGGAGACCGGTGACCCGTCGAAGCAGGTGCGCTGCATCTACGTCGCCGTCGGCCAGAAGGGCTCCACCATTGCTGGTGTGCGCCAGACTCTGGAGGAGGCCGGTGCACTGGAGTACACCACCATCGTGGCGGCTCCGGCATCCGACTCCGCTGGCTTCAAGTGGCTCGCACCGTTCTCCGGTGCAGCCCTGGGGCAGCACTGGATGTACCAGGGCAAGCACGTCCTGGTGATCTACGATGACCTGACCAAGCAGGCTGAGGCATACCGTGCGATCTCCCTGCTGCTGCGCCGCCCGCCGGGCCGCGAGGCATACCCGGGCGACGTGTTCTACCTGCACTCCCGCCTGCTGGAGCGTGCCGCCAAGCTTAACGACGAGCTCGGCGCAGGCTCCCTGACCGCACTGCCGATCATCGAGACGAAGGCGAACGACGTGGGCGCCTTCATTCCGACCAACGTCATCTCGATTACTGACGGCCAGGTCTTCCTGCAGTCCGACCTCTTCAACCAGGGCGTGCGCCCGGCTATCGACGTGGGCATCTCCGTGTCCCGTGTCGGTGGCGCCGCGCAGACCAAGGGCATGAAGAAGGTCGCCGGTAACCTCCGTCTGGACCTCGCCGCATACCGCGACCTGGAGGCCTTCGCGGCCTTCGCGTCCGACCTCGACGCCGCTTCCAAGAAGCAGCTCGAGCGCGGCCAGCGTCTGGTGGAGCTGCTGAAGCAGTCCGAGCACGCGCCGCAGCCCGTCGAGTACCAGATCATCTCGATCTGGTCCGCAAACGAGGGCGTTTTCGACGTCGTTCCCGTCGAGGACGTCCGCCGCTACGAGGCAGAGCTGCACGAGTCCATCCGCGCCAACGCTCCGCAGGTCTACGACCAGATTGCGGGCGGCAAGCAGGTTGACGACGACTCGAAGGCCGCGATCCTGCGCGTCAACGAGAACCTGGCACGCAACTTCCAGGCTTCCTCCGGCGAGCGCATCGTCCGCGAGGCCGAGGCAGAGCCGCTCGACTCCAAGCAGGTGGCCAAGAACCAGCTCAACGTCAGCCGCTCCTAG
- a CDS encoding F0F1 ATP synthase subunit gamma: protein MATLRELRDRIRSVNSTKKITKAQELIATAQITKAQQRVEAAKPYADELKDVMERLASASSLAHPMLKERENGRVAAILVVTSDRGMAGGYNHNVLKKATQLERMLTDAGYEVVRYVTGNKGVTHFKFRDMDVQGSWTGFSQQPSWDDTHGVRHQIIDGYMAGSESSVPLRVDGAEGGTVRGFDVVHVVYTEFVSMLSQEARVAQLLPIEPVLEEFKYEQQDMLTTSGDVRPDMNFEPDADTLMEELLPVYVSRLLYSIFLESAAAESASRRTAMKNATDNATELANDLSREANQARQAKITQEITEIIGGAGALSGSGESD, encoded by the coding sequence ATGGCAACGCTTCGCGAATTGCGCGACCGCATCAGGTCCGTCAACTCAACGAAGAAAATCACGAAGGCCCAGGAACTGATCGCCACCGCGCAGATCACCAAGGCCCAGCAGCGCGTCGAGGCGGCTAAGCCGTACGCCGACGAGCTGAAAGACGTCATGGAACGCCTCGCGTCCGCGAGCTCCCTGGCCCACCCCATGCTCAAAGAGCGTGAGAACGGCCGGGTCGCGGCAATCCTCGTGGTCACCTCTGACCGCGGTATGGCCGGCGGTTACAACCACAACGTCCTGAAAAAGGCGACGCAGCTGGAGCGCATGCTCACCGATGCCGGGTACGAGGTAGTCCGCTACGTCACCGGCAACAAGGGTGTCACGCACTTCAAGTTCCGCGACATGGACGTTCAGGGTTCTTGGACCGGGTTCTCGCAGCAGCCGTCGTGGGATGACACCCACGGCGTGCGCCACCAGATCATCGACGGCTACATGGCAGGCTCCGAGTCCTCGGTGCCGCTGCGTGTCGACGGTGCCGAAGGTGGCACCGTGCGCGGCTTCGACGTCGTGCACGTTGTCTACACCGAGTTCGTCTCCATGCTGTCGCAGGAGGCTCGAGTCGCCCAGCTCCTGCCGATTGAGCCGGTGCTGGAGGAGTTCAAGTACGAGCAGCAGGACATGCTGACTACTTCCGGCGACGTGCGCCCGGACATGAACTTCGAGCCCGACGCTGACACGCTGATGGAAGAGCTGCTTCCGGTGTACGTCTCTAGGTTGCTCTACTCGATCTTCCTGGAGTCCGCTGCAGCGGAGTCGGCATCGCGCCGTACGGCTATGAAGAACGCGACGGACAACGCTACGGAGCTGGCTAACGACCTGTCCCGTGAAGCTAACCAAGCCCGTCAGGCAAAGATCACCCAGGAAATCACCGAGATTATCGGCGGCGCTGGCGCGCTGTCCGGTAGTGGAGAAAGTGACTAA